One Micromonospora sp. FIMYZ51 genomic window carries:
- a CDS encoding polyprenyl synthetase family protein, with product MVIRGDERSGATGSGGRRDRLGAGQFGALGLHLADARSEESVLGLLEAVEAELRETVASADPFVTEAARHLVEAGGKRFRPLLVALGAQFGDPVRAQVVSAAVVVELTHLATLYHDDVMDEASVRRGAPSANSRWTNSVAILVGDYLFARAADVAAELGPEAVRLQARTFARLVHGQIAETVGPRDDDPVAHYLRVIAEKTGSLIATSAHFGGLFSGAAPEHVAALAGYGETIGVAFQLSDDLLDIASESAESGKTPGTDLREGVPTLPVLYALGSDDADAASVRLREILATGPLTDDALHAEALGLLRESPALKRARETVRSYAEDARAQLAPLPDTPARRALESLCNHIADRTN from the coding sequence GTGGTGATTCGGGGTGACGAGCGTTCAGGTGCCACCGGTTCCGGCGGTCGCCGGGACAGGCTCGGCGCGGGTCAGTTCGGCGCGCTCGGCCTGCATCTCGCCGACGCCCGCAGCGAGGAGTCCGTGCTGGGGCTGCTGGAGGCCGTGGAGGCGGAGCTGCGGGAGACCGTGGCCAGTGCCGACCCGTTCGTGACCGAGGCGGCCCGTCACCTGGTGGAGGCCGGCGGCAAGCGGTTCCGGCCGCTGCTGGTGGCGCTGGGCGCCCAGTTCGGCGATCCGGTCCGCGCGCAGGTCGTCTCGGCCGCCGTGGTGGTGGAGCTGACCCACCTCGCCACGCTCTACCACGACGACGTGATGGACGAGGCGTCGGTGCGCCGGGGCGCGCCGAGCGCAAACTCCCGCTGGACCAACTCGGTCGCCATCCTGGTCGGTGACTACCTCTTCGCCCGCGCCGCAGACGTCGCCGCCGAGCTGGGCCCCGAGGCGGTACGCCTCCAGGCGCGTACCTTCGCCCGGCTGGTGCACGGTCAGATCGCCGAGACCGTCGGTCCGCGCGACGACGACCCGGTGGCGCACTACCTGCGGGTGATCGCGGAGAAGACCGGTTCGCTTATCGCCACCAGCGCACACTTCGGCGGTCTGTTCAGCGGGGCCGCGCCGGAGCACGTGGCGGCGCTTGCCGGCTACGGCGAGACCATCGGGGTGGCGTTCCAGCTCTCCGACGACCTGCTCGACATCGCCAGTGAGTCGGCGGAGTCCGGCAAGACCCCCGGCACCGATCTGCGCGAGGGGGTGCCGACTCTTCCGGTGCTCTACGCCCTCGGATCGGACGACGCGGACGCCGCGTCCGTGCGGCTGCGGGAGATCCTGGCCACCGGCCCGCTTACCGACGACGCCCTGCACGCCGAGGCGCTCGGCCTGCTCCGGGAGAGCCCGGCGCTCAAGCGGGCCCGCGAAACCGTGCGCAGCTACGCCGAGGACGCCCGCGCCCAACTCGCCCCCCTGCCGGACACTCCGGCCCGGCGTGCGCTCGAATCCCTCTGCAACCACATCGCCGACCGCACCAACTGA